The Sulfolobus islandicus Y.N.15.51 sequence TGATGAACAAAGAGCCTTATTAGCGGTTCAGCAGAGATATAATGCAAACTCTAATGAGAGGGCTTTATTTAGGGGTCCTCTAACAGTTAAGGACATTATAAATTCGCGAGTGGTATCAACTCCTCTTCATCTTCTTGAAATAACTTATCCTATAGATGGCGTTTTAGCCTTTATAGTAGGTAAGGGGACTTCACAGCTGAGGTCGATGGATGTAATATCCTATGGAGATGCAATATGGCCAGAGTTTTTCGCCGAAAGGGATGTGGATATTGTTTATACTCCCACAATCGAGAGTGCTAAGAAGATAGACTTCAATTTAAATAAGATCGATGCTTTCGAAATATATGACGCTTTTACAATAATGGTATTAACTGAGCTAGAAGATTTGGGTTTAACCGAGAAAGGAAAGATAGGGAAATTCGTGGAGGAGAATGATCTGACGATAAAGGGTAGCATACCAGTTAATACTGGAGGTGGAAGTTTAAACATGGGACAGCCTGCATATATGAGTGGGATAATCATCCTTGAAGAAGCGTTCCTGCAATTTAATAACATGGCTAAAGGACATCAAGTAAGCGGAGCTGATTATATATTAGTTAATGGCTTAGGGGGTTGGAATACACACGCTACCACATTAGTAATAGGTGAGAAAAAATGAACTTAAATGAAATAATTCAAACCTATTACGAGTACTTTAATAAGGAGAAGTTGCCTTATATTAAGTGTACAAATTGCGGACACGTGTTTTATTATCCCAGAGCAATATGTCCGAAATGTTTATCTAAGAAACTGTTAATTATGGAGAGTAAGGGAGAAGGTGAAATATATTCTGAAACTAAATTTGTTAACGAGAAAGGACAAGTTACTATAGTAGGCTTAATAAAGCTTGAGGAGGGGTTTATGATTTACGCTAACATATTAACTAATAGGTTAGAAGACGTGAGTATGAATAAGAAGGTTAAAGTAAAGTTTAAGGAGGTCATTAAGGAGCAGAAATTCCCGTTCTTTACTATTATAAGCTGATCTTAATGTTTTCCTTTTGTTTAATATACTTGATCATACCATCACTTATCCTTTTCCTTACAGCGTTTATGTCCTCTAAATATTTTAGATGTGCTAAAGTCTCTCCCATAGCTAAGTACTTCTGAGAGGGATCTAACTCATCCCATCCATTATATTTCAACTTCCATTTGATTTTACTTGCAATTTCGTAAGCCGCTAATTCTCTATTTCCCATCATCTCTAACATTTCGTTTAACCTTTCCTCGTGGTGTTTTATTAATTCCCTTATCCTCTCCTCAGTGTTCTCTATAATTCTTCCGTGAGCTGGCAGGGATTTCTTCACTTCTAGGCTGGAAATTCTCTTTAGGGACTTTAGATATTCGTTTAATGGATTACAATTCTCTTCGTATAAACTTACATTGGGTGTTATGTCAGCTAATAATGTATCCCCAGATAAGAGTAATTTATTCTCTTCATCATAAATGCATATATGTCCAATTGTATGTCCAGGAGTGAATAAGAACTTTAAGTTATATAGTTGCTGACTATCGTTAACTGTTTCGACATTATTAAGTTCCCCTACTCTAGAGTAAATATTAGCCCTAAATCCAGAGGTGAAATCAAATGCTATGTCTAAAAGTTGTTGCGAAGCACCATTCAATTTTAGGATTTTGATCATCTCATCATATCTATATTTAAATCTCTTTATGAAATTATATTCCACATTACCAATTATTATTTTAACCTTAGCTAGCTTACTTAAAAGATACGCCAAACCTATATGATCTATATGAAAATGCGTTATTATAATTTCGTTAATATCGCTAATTTTCATACCTAAATTTTCCAATTCTTCAACTAATGATGATATTGATCCATATGAGGGACTTCCAGTATCGATTAATATATTCTTATCATTAAGAGTTAGTAGATAAGCGTTTAAACTTTCGATTGCCAAATCCGGTAATTTAATCGAAAGTTTGAATAAATTCTTAGTTATGCTTTCTGGCATGAGATAATCTAATTGCGTTATTATAAATAAATCTTTTCTTTTAAGATAAATTTATAGTCTCTTATTACGTCCTAGTTTATTATGAGTCTAAAAAATAAGCTTCACGAACTATTTGAAAGTATAGACGTAAGAGGCATAGAGGATTTACCAAAAAAGGGATTAAAAATAGGAATAAAGTTTGGAAATTGTTATTTTACTGTAATTTTAGATAAATCCAAGATTAGCGTAGTGGAAAATAAATTAGATAACTTAGATAATGAAATAATAACGGACGAGGAAAGTCTAAATCAGCTTCTTGAGGGAAAAGTGTCATTAATAGACCTCATTATACAAGGTAAGTTATATATAAGCGGGAAGTTAAGCAATTTACTGAAATTAGTTGAAGTATTTAGGGCTAAGGCAATTAACTTAGGATTTGAGGGATCTAGTTTATATAATGTTTTAAAGGCTGTTTTTGAGGGTATATGTAATAAAAACGAGGATATTCTAAGGCACATAAAGAACTTTAATGTCACTTTTCAGTTCAGCGATTTTGAAGGAAGTATTTGTTGTCTTATAATAAATGAAGGTAAATTCATCGTTAAAAATGGGAAATGTGAAGGAAAACCTACGGCTTCCATATCAGCAAAAAGAGAAGTATGGAATAAAATATTTAACGGCGAGGAAAGTGTAGGTACTGTTGCAATGAATGGTGAGGCAAAAATAGAGGGTAACTTAATTCAAGCATTTAAATTAAAAACGATAATTGATAAAATATTTTAAAGTTAAAATATATATTCACTCATTTTTTCCTTAACCCATCTTGGGAAGTACATATAATACTCTCTCGGGTAAGCTTTCCTTAAACCGTCATATGTAGCCTTAACTAGTCTAGGCTTATCCCTATCCCTTAAAACCTTAACCAATCCCTTAGCTTCTAAGGAATTTATTATCTCAACTAACTGTTTCTCGTCACACTCTATAAACCTCTTAATATCGTTAAGCTCCATGAAAAGTCCCGGATTTACTAAATAGTCTCTAGCTAAGACTCTCAATATCTCCATTTCTCCCTCCTCTCCTCCCTGAAGTTTTTCCTTAGTTATCGACTTTTCAGAAACGGTAATGGGTACTTTAAGTTCTGGATGCGATATCCTTATCGGAGTTTTCAGATCATCAGCCATAGCAGTTAGTGCATATCTAACTATAAACCTCTTCAAAACCTCACTAGTACCTCCGCCTATGGTTCCTAGTTTAGCGTTCCTATATATGGCTTCAACTGGATAAAACTTTGTCCATCCATCTCCTCCCATAGCCTGAATAGCATCTCTAGAAGCCTTTTCTACTGCTTCGGTAGAGAAAGCTTTTAATACATTCGCGTCTATTACTGGATCTACGCCTTGATCCATTAAATAAGCAGTATAATAGGTTAATAGCCTAGTAATCCTATAATCTATTATAATATCAGCCAACTTATATTGATTAGCCTCATATTCAAACGTAGGCTGATTAAACTGAACTCTTCTTCTAGTATAAAATGCCACATATCTGGCTAATTCCCTTAATAGACCAACTTGTTGAGCACCTATGACTAGCCTTTCAAAATTAAGACCAGATACTAAAATCCACCATCCTTGCCCCTCTTCACTTAACCTATTTTCTACTGGAACTTCAACGTGATCTAAATCCAAATAACCATTTAGTAATCCGTCAAATCCTTGAAGTTCATTTATCTTTTCCACATGAAAACCTTTCATTCCCTTTTCCAATATGAAAGCAGAAAGATGAGAATATGACTTCCTCGCCTTAGAGCTAGGATCAGTAACTGCGTAAACTACATAAATGTCTGCCATGCCTGCATTAGTTATAAACCTCTTCTTACCGTTTATAATATACTTATCTCCCTCTTTAATAGCTATAGTTTCAGCACCTGCAGCATCGCTACCAACGTAAGGTTCAGTTATACATACAGCTCCTACAGTACCCTTAGCGAACTTAGGTAATGATTTAGCTTTCTGCTCTTCATTTCCGAACCTTAGAATCTGATAAAGCCCTCCGAAAAGTGTAGTAGCGAAAACTCCTCCTACAGATCCCAGATTACTTATGTACTCTGATATTATCGCAACGCTTGTATAGTCCCCTCCCATGCCTCCATATTCCCTGGGTATTACAACACCCCACCAACCCTTTTCT is a genomic window containing:
- a CDS encoding thiolase family protein, with protein sequence MLLGFSSRYEKVYQGLALDLIAETVKEALDMAKLEPKDIDGVITTWLPWIFDGTLAIGFPENYISEYLGIRPKFTDLVQYGGASALEMFYRAYKAVKSGEADRVLCVIGGKGTLMKKQLREGGLERFSEVELLNILRNNPFDEFIRVYQEMDPISFYAMVAARHSKLYGTTDEQRALLAVQQRYNANSNERALFRGPLTVKDIINSRVVSTPLHLLEITYPIDGVLAFIVGKGTSQLRSMDVISYGDAIWPEFFAERDVDIVYTPTIESAKKIDFNLNKIDAFEIYDAFTIMVLTELEDLGLTEKGKIGKFVEENDLTIKGSIPVNTGGGSLNMGQPAYMSGIIILEEAFLQFNNMAKGHQVSGADYILVNGLGGWNTHATTLVIGEKK
- a CDS encoding Zn-ribbon domain-containing OB-fold protein, with protein sequence MNLNEIIQTYYEYFNKEKLPYIKCTNCGHVFYYPRAICPKCLSKKLLIMESKGEGEIYSETKFVNEKGQVTIVGLIKLEEGFMIYANILTNRLEDVSMNKKVKVKFKEVIKEQKFPFFTIIS
- a CDS encoding MBL fold metallo-hydrolase, which gives rise to MPESITKNLFKLSIKLPDLAIESLNAYLLTLNDKNILIDTGSPSYGSISSLVEELENLGMKISDINEIIITHFHIDHIGLAYLLSKLAKVKIIIGNVEYNFIKRFKYRYDEMIKILKLNGASQQLLDIAFDFTSGFRANIYSRVGELNNVETVNDSQQLYNLKFLFTPGHTIGHICIYDEENKLLLSGDTLLADITPNVSLYEENCNPLNEYLKSLKRISSLEVKKSLPAHGRIIENTEERIRELIKHHEERLNEMLEMMGNRELAAYEIASKIKWKLKYNGWDELDPSQKYLAMGETLAHLKYLEDINAVRKRISDGMIKYIKQKENIKISL
- a CDS encoding SCP2 sterol-binding domain-containing protein codes for the protein MSLKNKLHELFESIDVRGIEDLPKKGLKIGIKFGNCYFTVILDKSKISVVENKLDNLDNEIITDEESLNQLLEGKVSLIDLIIQGKLYISGKLSNLLKLVEVFRAKAINLGFEGSSLYNVLKAVFEGICNKNEDILRHIKNFNVTFQFSDFEGSICCLIINEGKFIVKNGKCEGKPTASISAKREVWNKIFNGEESVGTVAMNGEAKIEGNLIQAFKLKTIIDKIF
- a CDS encoding acyl-CoA dehydrogenase family protein, whose amino-acid sequence is MEPLPWWKEEHKSLAEEVENFVEENRGRAEEALWKNEYPMDLHKKIVEKGWWGVVIPREYGGMGGDYTSVAIISEYISNLGSVGGVFATTLFGGLYQILRFGNEEQKAKSLPKFAKGTVGAVCITEPYVGSDAAGAETIAIKEGDKYIINGKKRFITNAGMADIYVVYAVTDPSSKARKSYSHLSAFILEKGMKGFHVEKINELQGFDGLLNGYLDLDHVEVPVENRLSEEGQGWWILVSGLNFERLVIGAQQVGLLRELARYVAFYTRRRVQFNQPTFEYEANQYKLADIIIDYRITRLLTYYTAYLMDQGVDPVIDANVLKAFSTEAVEKASRDAIQAMGGDGWTKFYPVEAIYRNAKLGTIGGGTSEVLKRFIVRYALTAMADDLKTPIRISHPELKVPITVSEKSITKEKLQGGEEGEMEILRVLARDYLVNPGLFMELNDIKRFIECDEKQLVEIINSLEAKGLVKVLRDRDKPRLVKATYDGLRKAYPREYYMYFPRWVKEKMSEYIF